The DNA sequence AAAATGTGTCGTTCCGACGGCGGAATTAATTCCACCACCGATAAATCCCAGCTTGAAAGGTTTATTCATCGTCAGAATCCAGTTCGAAGGTGGTTGACTCGATCAGGTAGAGCGGTCTGCCTTTGACTTCATCGAAGATTTTTCCGATGTAGATTCCTACTGCTCCCACAACCATGATCATCAATCCGGTCGACAAATATATGGAAACGATTAAGCTGGTCCAGCCAATAACTGGAATTCCCCAGATGACGTAACGGAAAAGTAACCACAGTGTAAACAGGAACGAAAAACCAGCCAGCAGAAATCCCAGTTTGACAAAGAGGATTAAGAGCTTGTTGGAGTAGGCAATAATAGAGTTGAAAGCCAGGCTGATCATACGGGGGAAGTTATAGGTAGACTTTCCGGTGGGGCGTTTTGCATGTTCTATCGGGATCTCGATTCTGCGGAAACCAGCCCAGATCACAAAGAGTCCAAACGATCTTGTCTGTTCCTTAAATTTCAAAATACTCCGAATGACCTTGCGCGAATAAATACCGAAATTTCCTATCTGGTGTTCAATTCTGGTATTAGTGAAATAGGCAAATACCTTGTAAAAATAGCGAGAACATAGCTTTTTGATTGTGGTGTCCTGTCTGGTGTGACGAATCCCGACTACCACATCAAATCCCTGTTGAGCAGTTTGATACAGCTTGGGGATTTCTTCAGGTTGATCTTGCAGATCACAATCCATGACAATAACCCATTTTCCTCGGGCGAATTCCAGGCCGGCTGTAATCGCATGATGCTGGCCAAAATTTCTCGATAAATTGACTCCTTTAAGTCGAGAATTCTGTGTTGCGAACCGCTGGATCAGACACCAGGAATCATCGGGACTGGCATCATTGACCATGATGATTTCATAATCTTCAGTAATCTGGGATAAAGCCTGGATGAGGCGAGCATAAAGCTCTTCCAGCAGGTCGTGTGCTCCGTATACCGGAGTCACGACACTGATTAGCGGTCCTGATTTTGATACAGAAACTTCCATCGTATCAATCTGAAATATGTATACTCGAATGACAATGAAGAGTGATTTTCATTGTCGGTAACTTTTAAGGGGTATCGAGAGGGCGTTGAAAATCAGTCTTCAACTGTAAACTGTCTGGCAACAGGGACTGAGAAACATTTGTGATTAGAAACTTTTCTATTTCGCAAACGACCCGCTGCTGTTCTTCAGGGGTAATTTCATAATAGAAAGGAAGACGCAGTAAACACGACGCACATTGCTCCGTAACCGGTAAGTCTCCCTCACGATATCCCCATGTCTGTCCGACGGGGGAAGTGTGCAGGGGAATGTAATGGAATACGGCATGAATCTGTTGTTCTTTCAGATGAGCCAGCAGTCCATCCCGCACCGTTTTACTGGGGAGCAGAATATAGAACATATGATGATTGCTGACACAGTCTTCCGGGATCCGGGGTAGACGTAGCAACTGAGCTTCTTCGAGTGGTTGCAGGTTCTTTCTGTAGAACTCGTAGATCTGCTGACGTTTCTGATTGATCTCGTCAAACATTTCCAGTTGTGCATAGAGAAACGCACAGTTCAATTCGCTTAATACAAAGGAAGAACCGATGTCGCACCAGGTGTATTTATCTACGAGTCCCTGAAAGAATGCCTGCCGATTGGTTCCTTTGTCGCGCAGAACATGTGCCCGGTCGACGAACTCTTCTGAGTTCAGGCAGATTGCGCCTCCTTCACCACAGATGAAGTTTTTCGTTTCATGGAAACTGTAGCAACCCAGGTCGCCCAGGGATCCAAGATACTGGTTCTGGTATTGGGCGTTCACGCCTTGTGCTGCATCTTCAATCACACGCAGTCCGTATTTGTCGGCGATCGTCAGGATAAGATCCATTTCGCAACCGACGCCGGCATAATGCACGGGGACGATCGCTTTGGTCTTTTCGGTAATCGCTTGCTCGACCAGTCGTTCATCCATGTTGAGTGTATCCGGTCGGATGTCGACAAACACGGGTTTCGCTCCCATGCGGGCGAAGGCGTTGGCCGTCGAAACAAAAGTGTAGGATGGCATGATGACTTCGTCACCGGGCTGAAGCTCCAGCAGCATGGCTGACAACTCCAGGGCTGCGGTGCAGGACGGTGTGAGGAGAATCTTATGAACCTGGAAACGCTGTTGCATAACCTCCACACAGCGCCGCGCAAAATCACCATCTCCAGAGATATTTCCCAGCGTGACTGCCTGGGCAATATAATGCAGTTCTTTACCAGCAAAAAACGGTTTGTTGAACGGGATTAACGGCGCCATACAAAATGTATCCAAATATGTACATCGTCCCTGATGAGGCCAGATGCGTTATCGTCTTGACCGATCATGATTTGCAAAAAAGAGTCAAGCAGGGGCTATAAATAGCAAGAATAGTGCCACTTGCTCAGCTCCGATTCCCCGCGATGCGAATTAGTGAGGTTACTACTGCCAGAGGGGGCTTATCCAGAGGATTTCAACGATGTTTTCGGATCAACGAAATCACTAATCCGAATGATCGCTATAATCGGAAGTTGTGAAACTGGTATACCTTTTGCTTTTGTAGAGGACGAAGTACGTTATTTATTCATACAGAACCTTATTCGTCTGGTAGCCGATGTCGTCTCAGGTAGAACAATCCAAAAACCCCTCACTGTTGAACTGGTACTGTCAATCGCCGGCACGCTGCGCATTCGGTGTTGTGATCTGCCTGTTTGGATTAACGCTGCTGCTGTTAACGCCCACTTATGACACCAACGATGACCCGGTGATGGCGCTGGTTGCTTCCGGATATGGAACTCTTGAAGGGCCTGACGAGCATCTGCTGTACTCTAATGTTCTGCTGGGATTCATACTGAAGCAACTCTATACGGTCGCACCACTCGTGCCCTGGTATGGTTGTTACCTGTTGCTCACTCAGTTTGTGGCACACTGGCTGCTGCTGTATGCTATTTTGCTCTTGAAGCGAAACAGGTTCACAGTCTTCAGCTACCTGTTTTTTTATCTGGGAGTGGGCGTATATTTCCTGTCGCATCTTCAGTTTACCACGACAGCATTTATGATCGGCCTGGCAGGTTTGTCACTGATATTAGTCAGTCTGTTTCAGGACCAGCGAGGTGGGCATCTTCCCTGGCTCAAATGGGAAGGCGCTGCCTGTCTGATCTATGCCAGTCTGATTCGCTATGCGAGCCTACAGATGTTGTGTCTGGCGAGTCTGCCGCTGATCGTGATTGCAGGCTGGAAATTAGGCAGAAGCGTTCCCCTGAAACCTTACCTGCTGCCGGCAACTCTTGCGATCTGTGGAGTACTGGGAGCTCAGTATTATGATCGTCAGTACTACCAGCAGGATGAGGCCTGGCGCGACTTTCTCCCTTATCATTCGGTAACGGCATCCTTAATCAACTACACACAAATTCCGTATTTCGAACCAACGAAACCCATCTTCGATGAAGTCGGCTGGAGTAATACAGATTACTGGATGCTGCGGGAGTGGGTTTATCTGGATCAGGATACATACAGTCTGGAGCGTCTACAGCAATTCAAAGAAAAAACGGATGCCCTGAGACTCAGTAAATTCCCACAGGTATTAAACGCCTGGGTACACTCAGCCAGACATGCAGCCGTGCATCCTGTCTTCCTGATATGCCTCTACGCCACGATTGTTTTCAATAGACTGAATCAGAAACGTTCCTGGCAGCGTTCGATTATCAGGTGGATGCTCTTCTGGGTTGTCCTGATCATGGTCATGCTGATCGTTTATCTGAAATTACCATCGCGGGTTTTAACATGTCTGATCGCGCTCCCTTTGTACTTCACTCTGTTGTTGAATCAGACCGGACGGACTCAGGCAGATGAGACACAACCACGTGAGCTGAGTATGCTGTTTAAAGCCGGTGTCGTCGTCCTGCTGCTGGGATGTGCGCTGCTGGTCTGGAACCAGAAAATGTGGTCAGATCAGATTGTCACTAAGAACGCTGGATTCAAACAGAATCTGAGAGAAATGATCCAGCGCTGGCCAGAGCGGGTGTTTCTCAGTACGTGGGTGTTTCCTATTGATTGTTTTCTTCCCTATGACGATCAATCCGAAATCCGGGAGCTCAAGTTTCTGTTCCTGAACGGACTGCAACAATCCCCGCGTTTCCAAAATAAGCTGCGCGCGTATGAGATTGAGTCACCGATGGATGAATTACTCGATTCAGATCGTCTGCTCTTGATCACCCGTGAGAAACAGGTTCCCTTGCTCACTTCGTATCTGAAACAGCATTACAAAGGAGCAATGCGATTGAATCTGAAATATCGGGGCGAGGGTTTTCTTGTGTTGCAGTTGTCCCGAGAGAAAAAGAAACCCGAATCGCAAGAACAGGATCCGCCACAGGAACCAGTCCCTGGTAGTTGAACTGTCTCACGCTTTGACAGTTGCCTGCAATTAAGCTTTATGTCTCTGGAGCGAACAGAGCCGCGATCTTACCCACTGAAAGTGGCTGCCGAAATTAATGTAAGTGACTGTCTGGTGGATAGTTCTGGTTTGATACTGTGAAAAGTTATCCCTGCGGCAGCACTGGGGTGGTTCGCGCCCTTTTCAAAAAGCAGGTGGTCGCTGGCGACGGTTTACGTTATTTTGCTGAGGTCACAGAGCATGCATGCATTCGAAAAGAATGCACACCAATTTATTCAATAGTGGAATGGATACGCGGATGACTGAGACTCCACATTATGCCATTCGAGGTGGTCTGCCTGGTCGGGAACGGTTGCGTGTTCTGTCACGTGTCATGTTGGAGAGCACTTCCTCGTTATTGAATCGTTTGGAGCTGGTTGATGGTCTAAATTGTCTGGATGTGGGTTGCGGCGGAGGAGATGTGACGCGCGAACTGGCCCGCCGCATTGCTCCCGCGGGCAGGGCTGTCGGCATTGATCTCGATGCAACCAAACTATCCGTCGCGCAAGAGGAAGCACGTGATTTGGGTTTATCCAACCTGGAATATCGTCAGGTCGATGTGCGGGATGCAGCAGGCCCGCCGGAATATGATGTCGTTTATTCCCGTTTTGTGCTGACTCATCTCAGCAATCCGGAAGCGGTTCTCAGCTCTTTTCTCAAGCAGTTACGTCCGGGAGGAATCCTGGCGCTGGAGGACATCGACTTCAGTGGCTCATTTGCCTGGCCGGAAACTGGTGCGTTTCGCAGGTTCTATGAACTGTATTGCACCGTCGTTCAGAACCGGGGCGGTGATCCGCATATCGGGCAGCGATTGCCTGTGCTTGTCAAAGACTGCGGGCTGGAATCCATTCAGGTCTCAGTCGTGCAACCTACGGGGCTGACTGGTGAAGTCAAATTACTCAACGGTTTAACGATGGAAAACATTGCCGATGCGGTTCTGGCAGACGGACTGGCTTCCACAGAGGAAATTGACCAGATCGTGGATGAACTCAATGCATTTGCCGCAGACGAGCGAACCGTCACCGGCTTACCCCGCATTGTGCAGGTCTGGGGACGTTTACCTCAGAGCTGAGCTTCATGTCGGGCCCATCCAGTCAGACAAAATCGAACAGTGATTCCAAACCAGAGATCACAGCCGTTGCTGAACTGCCTTCACCCGAACGCACGAGATGAATGCCTTTGATGCCTGCTGTCGCTGGTCCGACAACATCCGAAGCATAGCTGTCGCCAACCATCAGGATTTCTTCAGGGGCTAAATTCAGTTGCTGGATGGCCCGTTGATAAATCGCAGGATCAGGTTTGGAGAGACCGCATTCACATGAGAGGAGAACAACATCGAAGTGAGTGCGAAGATTGTGCGCATCGAAGGGGCGGATGTAAGGCGTGGCTAAATTAGAGATGACCGCAGTTTTCACCTGCTGACCATGAAGCTTTTCTAATGCAGAGAGCACATCCAGAAAGAGCCTCACCTTGAGCAGGTCATCAGCAAGGATCTGTTCCAGTCGCTCCAGGTTGAGCTGTGTCTTCAACCGGAGCAGACTGGCATAAGAATCCAGAGTGGGGCAGTCATTGACCAGTGCTTTGTGAATGGCTGCCTGAACACTCAGCGAGGTACAGTGTTTCGCCACTTGTAAAAAAGGTCTGTGATCCTGTGTGAGTTCCAGCAGAGTCCCATACAGATCAAAAATAACGGCCTTAATCACGGCATCAGCTCTCAGCTGTCTCGCTGGTTTTTCTCGCATCCCGGATCCAATGGAACCGGCTTACCAACTTTGTCGACTGGATGCGTAAACAGGTACAGCCAGACCGCTTCATGGATATACTGGCCTTTCGCATTCTTACCAGCATTGCCACCAGGGACGACGGAAGAATGGGCACGGCGGGTATTGTTTTTGACATCGAAGTCGGTAATCAGCCGCCGTGTATTTTCATAAGGAGGCTTTGACTGATCGACGTTGACAATCGGCCCGTATTCATTAAGACCGATCAGCTCCCAGGAACGACAGTAATGATCGCCGGTCCAACCGCCGTCCAGCACATGGGAGAATCCAAAGTAGCGGTTTGTCGGAGTTGCTGAAGGGAGAGACTGCCAGTTCTGATACTGATCGCGGGGACCACAGAACATCACGACCCGGCTCACCTTCTGATGCTTGGCAAAACGGGCAGCGGTGGTAGAACCATGCGAACTGCCCGCCATGATCACATCCTCCCAGCGCAGATCATTGCCGTCGGGAGTCAGGTAATAGTCCCACTTTCCCTGGGGATTGTTTTTCGCCAGCCATTTTACGAACTGCAGAGCCCGCTCTTTCATGCCATCCGGCTTCGGGATGGAAACCTGATCGCTATAGTCCTCGCCGGTAGCAGCTTCCAGCCTCACATTTCCCCTGCAGGTCTCGCCAACCGGATTCTCGCGACAGACTTTGGAGAACCAGCGGTTTGCATAATGGACCTGAATCGCGTGAAAACCTAATTTAGAGAGTCCGTCAAACAGCTGGCTGTTATATCCCATCAGCCAGATGACCAGTTTACCCCGGGGCTTTTTCCGTGTATCGACCACGGCGTGTTCCAGATCCTGAACTTTTCCCTTTGCTTCGAAGACGTAGTCGATCTCCGGATGTTCTTTGGCCCGGGGATCGATTTCACTGGCCCGCGCGGTGAGCTTGTATTCCTGCGGGCGTCGATCGCGATATGTTAACTCACGTTCCTGTGCCAGGGCAGGGGAGACGGAGAATTGAGCGAGGAGAACAAAGACGAGCAGCGATTTGCAGTTCAGCATAAAGACACCAGATAGTATTGAAAACGAATGATGCGATTTGAAACTTACCAGATCTGATTATATCGATCTG is a window from the Gimesia benthica genome containing:
- a CDS encoding glycosyltransferase family 2 protein; amino-acid sequence: MTPVYGAHDLLEELYARLIQALSQITEDYEIIMVNDASPDDSWCLIQRFATQNSRLKGVNLSRNFGQHHAITAGLEFARGKWVIVMDCDLQDQPEEIPKLYQTAQQGFDVVVGIRHTRQDTTIKKLCSRYFYKVFAYFTNTRIEHQIGNFGIYSRKVIRSILKFKEQTRSFGLFVIWAGFRRIEIPIEHAKRPTGKSTYNFPRMISLAFNSIIAYSNKLLILFVKLGFLLAGFSFLFTLWLLFRYVIWGIPVIGWTSLIVSIYLSTGLMIMVVGAVGIYIGKIFDEVKGRPLYLIESTTFELDSDDE
- the rffA gene encoding dTDP-4-amino-4,6-dideoxygalactose transaminase, producing MAPLIPFNKPFFAGKELHYIAQAVTLGNISGDGDFARRCVEVMQQRFQVHKILLTPSCTAALELSAMLLELQPGDEVIMPSYTFVSTANAFARMGAKPVFVDIRPDTLNMDERLVEQAITEKTKAIVPVHYAGVGCEMDLILTIADKYGLRVIEDAAQGVNAQYQNQYLGSLGDLGCYSFHETKNFICGEGGAICLNSEEFVDRAHVLRDKGTNRQAFFQGLVDKYTWCDIGSSFVLSELNCAFLYAQLEMFDEINQKRQQIYEFYRKNLQPLEEAQLLRLPRIPEDCVSNHHMFYILLPSKTVRDGLLAHLKEQQIHAVFHYIPLHTSPVGQTWGYREGDLPVTEQCASCLLRLPFYYEITPEEQQRVVCEIEKFLITNVSQSLLPDSLQLKTDFQRPLDTP
- a CDS encoding class I SAM-dependent methyltransferase, whose translation is MTETPHYAIRGGLPGRERLRVLSRVMLESTSSLLNRLELVDGLNCLDVGCGGGDVTRELARRIAPAGRAVGIDLDATKLSVAQEEARDLGLSNLEYRQVDVRDAAGPPEYDVVYSRFVLTHLSNPEAVLSSFLKQLRPGGILALEDIDFSGSFAWPETGAFRRFYELYCTVVQNRGGDPHIGQRLPVLVKDCGLESIQVSVVQPTGLTGEVKLLNGLTMENIADAVLADGLASTEEIDQIVDELNAFAADERTVTGLPRIVQVWGRLPQS
- a CDS encoding HAD family hydrolase, whose protein sequence is MIKAVIFDLYGTLLELTQDHRPFLQVAKHCTSLSVQAAIHKALVNDCPTLDSYASLLRLKTQLNLERLEQILADDLLKVRLFLDVLSALEKLHGQQVKTAVISNLATPYIRPFDAHNLRTHFDVVLLSCECGLSKPDPAIYQRAIQQLNLAPEEILMVGDSYASDVVGPATAGIKGIHLVRSGEGSSATAVISGLESLFDFV
- a CDS encoding BPSS1187 family protein translates to MLNCKSLLVFVLLAQFSVSPALAQERELTYRDRRPQEYKLTARASEIDPRAKEHPEIDYVFEAKGKVQDLEHAVVDTRKKPRGKLVIWLMGYNSQLFDGLSKLGFHAIQVHYANRWFSKVCRENPVGETCRGNVRLEAATGEDYSDQVSIPKPDGMKERALQFVKWLAKNNPQGKWDYYLTPDGNDLRWEDVIMAGSSHGSTTAARFAKHQKVSRVVMFCGPRDQYQNWQSLPSATPTNRYFGFSHVLDGGWTGDHYCRSWELIGLNEYGPIVNVDQSKPPYENTRRLITDFDVKNNTRRAHSSVVPGGNAGKNAKGQYIHEAVWLYLFTHPVDKVGKPVPLDPGCEKNQRDS